The following is a genomic window from Bubalus bubalis isolate 160015118507 breed Murrah chromosome 19, NDDB_SH_1, whole genome shotgun sequence.
GAGGCCTCCTACCAACAGCCAGCATCCACCTGCCAGCAAAGTGAGTTAGCTATCTTGTTGGAGCTAGATGGTCCAGCCCCAGGTGGCATTGACTGCAGCCTTATGAGAGACACTGAGCAGAATTGCCCAGGCAAGCTGTTCCagaattcctgacccagagaaacCATGAGCTGTGAAGTGATTATTGTttttagccactaagttttggggtgcTTTGTTACAAAGTAATggacaatacatgaaccaagtacttccagatgtagaagctcggtttcaaagaggcagaagaaccagagatcaaattgccaatatttgttgaatcacagagaaagcaacggagttctagaaaaacatctacttctgctctattgagtACActgaaacctttgactgtgtggatcacaacaaacagtggaaaattcttaaaaagagaagggagtaccagaccaccttacctgtcatCCTGAGAAAGTCTatatatgggtcaagaagcaacagttagacccagacatggaacaactgattggttccaaactgggaaaggtgtatgacaaggctgtatattgtcaccctgcttatttaacttatatgcagagtacatcatacgaaacactgggctggatgactcacaagctggaatcaagatttctgggagaaatatcaacaacttcagatatgcagatgataccactctaacggcagaaagtgaagaggaactaaagagcctcttgatgaaggtgggagtgaaaaagctggcttaaaactcaacattcaaaaaacaaagatcatggcatctgatcccatcacttcatgggaaatagatggggaaacagtggaaagtgtcaagactttagttttttgggctccaaaatcactgcagatggtgattgcagccatgaaattaaaagacgcttactccttggaaggaaagttatgaccaacctagatggcatattcaaaagcagagacattactttggcaacaaaggttcgtctagtcaaggctatggtttttccagtagtcatgtgtggatgtgagagttggactgtgaagaaagctgagcaccaaagaattgatgcttttgaactgtggtgttggagaagactcttgagagtcccttggactgcaaggagatccaaccagtctattctaaaggagatcagccctgggtgttctttggaaggaatgatgctaaagcttaaactccagtactttggccacctcatgcgaagagttgactcattggaagactctgatgctgggagggattgggggcaggaggagaaggggacaacagaagatgagatggctggatggcatcactgactcgatggatgtgagtctgagtgaactccgggagttggtgatggacagggaggcctggcgtgctgcaattcatggggtcgcaaagagtcagacatgactgagcaactgaactaagaagacctgagtgttccttggacagcaaggagctcaaacaagtcaatccaaaagaaaatcaaccctgaatatccatcggaaggactgctgctgaagctgaagctccaatactttggccacctcatgtgaagaaccaactgattggaaaagactgtgatgctgggaaagattgaaggcaaaaggagaaaggggtagcAGAAGGtgttagcatcaccaactcaatggacatgaacaaattctgggagatggtggaggacagaggagcctgacatgaatttcatgaggtcacagagtcggatataactaagggactgaacagcaacagcaacagtcAATACACTAATTTGATCCTGCCTATCAAACTGTGTAGTACTGGAGAAAAAACTGCAAGTTGGACAAACTAAGCAATTCACTAATGGTTACAGATACTTAAGTGTTTAACTCCTACATGAGTATACAAGCTATTAAAGCTAAACCCAAATTCTTTCTATGCCACTATCCTCCTTGGGAGTTCATCCTATGACAGCAATTCCCACTAATATCCTTTTGTCATGCCTCTAgtcataaattatataaaagtgatatattttttcattggaACTTTCATGGCCGCAGCTGTAGTAAAGGTGGCCCTCAGTTCCAGTGCTGGGGTTTCTAACTGCCAGCCCACAGTATTACTTAAGCCACTCTTCATCTCCTGAACCTACTgtttctaaaataagaaaaaacttgCCATGAGCTTCTTTTTACTGAAATAAGAAAGCTAAGGAGAAAAAATAGTACtggtttttaagaaattattccaaatacattttttaaataataaaaaagaaatcctgagtCATGTATTTCTCATGCATTACCAGCGTAGCTTATTGCTAGCACCAAATTCCTATCTCACATTTGAGTTGGGCAACATTTATAATAGGCCACAATACAGAATTTACACAAAGAGCAGATCAACTCTGAAAcagtagaaaaaacaaaataagtataAAGATTAATCCATATGTAACTGGGCAAACACAAAAATGTACTCAACAATTCTACTCTATTACTCATGAATTACCCTTACTATTAGGGATGACTTCTTTAAAGTATATTCTACAAATCATTAAAGGTATGGAAGAGAATTTATTTCACTTTGTGAGGCTTTATTTTCACAATTATACATACCCTTGGCACAGGAAGACCCTATCAAAATTCTATTAATTGACTTAAGGTAAATAGGTTGATTTTATGAGACTTTCAGACAATTAAGTTTGAGAAAGTTTATGATTATCAGGATTTGTATACATGATCACAatcaaaagaaagagataaaCCAAAGAACAAGACTTTCTTAACCCCCCTGAAAACATAATAAATTACAATTTCTGGTCAAATGTTATTCctatgctatatttatttttatctcattttccattttatactCTGGCATTTCTTTTCTGAATACAGGTTACATATAATATTATGTGTTAACTCCCTAGTCTTAATATCACAAAGTCACCTGTTCTACCATGggcatatttttatcatttaaagtagGATATGCTTGTTAATAAGCCAGTTATACTCCAGTAACTTTGTGAATGCAAAAACACTGAGAAGTAAGAACAAATAATGGAGTTATTATTTCACGGATCCTCTTTCAAGTTCAGGAAAATTACTTCTAGAAAGCTGCAATTCTGCCAAATATATTCTATGTTTAAACggaaactgaaagaaaagtgaaattacTGGAAGCCTTTGACGGTTCACTAGACACTGAGTGCTTTCAATAGTTCAACACTGTTATGCTTGATAATCAAGAGTAAATTAACaggctaacattttaaaatgtatactttaaTTAAGGTATAAAGTATATAAACAATCAGGTAAACTTATAGAGAAGCTGACCAAGATACATAAATTAGGAGATATGTGTCCATCTAAATTTTCTatacttcatctttttttttctttttacagaatatttattaaagttGTTTAATATACAATTTTTCATTTGTCATTCTGGAAGTCCTTTTTTAGAAAGACTCTTCTTTATCTGATGACAAATAGGAGCCACATTATCAGTGATTATTCTGGACCTCCAcgctgaaaaggaagaaataaagcaataaattagGTGTTtcatttacaaagaaaattttcatggCAACTATACAAATCTGAGACGTTTTAAATCAATGATCTTTAGGTCTTAAAACCAATTTcagatttttcatagcttttggGCTCTCATATCAATACTATAAAGAATTTCAGATCTGAAAGGGACTTCAAGGTTGACCTAGGTCAATGGTCCTCAAATTTCTTGGTCCTTTACgctataaaaaaattaatgaggaccctggtcaggaactagatcccacatgccacaacttaagAGTCTGCATTGCTGGAACTAAAGAGCTCACATGCCTCAATGATCAAAGATTCAGAATGCCTACAagtaaaacaataacaacaaaaaccaaacagatgcagccaaataaagaatttaaaataaactaaatattttttaaaaattaatgaggaCTGTAAAGAGCTTTTTTTCATGGGGTATATATATTTTGCTATTTACCATACTATATACTTctacacatatattctttcaaGCACATTTACCAAGGGCTCAAACATCATTTACTTCTCATAGGCCTGGCCTACCTGACCATCCCTGTCTTAGGTATGGACACACCTTGACAAGACAATTGGAAGAACATGTAAATCAGTATCTGAAACTCCAAAGCTAATAATGTTAAGGTGTCTTCCACAGTATTGGGATACAGAGCAACAACATACTTGGATAAATTCAATTTCTTCTTGAGACACAAGTTTCCTTCTGTATTTCTGAGGTAAAGTTTTTATCATCTCTGCAGTGTCTGGTGGACCCTGATGCATCAGCCAGTCTGGCGATTTACTTCCCTTAGAATGCTGTGAAATTGAAGAAGTATGAGATGGTAGTCCTGCTGATCGTAGAACTTCtgatactgaaattaaaaaaaaaacccaacttagAGGGATTGTTCAgggttttaaaatactattttgagTTATTATTGAATCATCAAGTTATTCTTAAAATGATAAGTATTACAATTGCAAGAGGTATAACTTGGTTGGGTAGCTATGTAGTTtcataagtttgttttaaagCAAATGAGGTAGTTTTAAGTGAGTGAACTACTAAATTGAGTAAgttcataaaataatgaaatttttaggTAGTGGAGTTCAATCCATGTGGATAACTGACATTACTTAAGTTTTGCCCTATGGTAGAGATTACAGGTAGTATCATACAATGGAGAATAAAAAAGTTGGAAAATGGAGATGAGATTTGTTTTCTCCAGACTTGTCTGTCACCtataaattcttcaagagttacagtaagttaaaaatatccatataaaatttgttaaaattctcCCTGAATTAAAGGTTGGGTATCTTATAATAAAGACAGTGacagaagagtaaaagaaaaacagaacttgTTCAGAATCTTCAGTTACTTTTAATGGGTAATGACTACTAAGTTCTAAGGCAatccaagaaatatttactgattgaATGAACACATATATCAGTGAATGAGAAAGAGGTTAGCTGGGAGAAAGATATATAATGGTGATTATTCATCATAAAGTCTGCAGATATAAACATGGGAGATTCTTCTGAAGGACAGAAGAAAAGGTAGAACAAAAATTCccatatataaaatcaatataaccaAAAATTCAGAAATACCTACTGTTAAgttactactttttaaaagtaagtaaCAGAAGTTAGTTAACACAACCTAACATACCACTGTGACCTAAGCTACAATTgtcaacctgattttaaaatgaaaaagtctataataaaatattcatgtatggatctgaTTGTACATATTTTTTTAGCCTAAATAAACTGCAGCTTACCATTTGGTTTAGGATTGTCTCTTCTGTCAGGGAACCTTATTAATGGAGTATGTGGCTTGACtacctaaaagaaaaatataatgcatgagaaagaaatgaagtactaagATAACCTCATTAACTACATAAGAAATAATCTACTGAATCCCACAAGCAGACACCTTTGTTAAAATAACTTAGTACTTGACAGcaactttaaattttctattaaaaaattacttttaaattttattcttgtatttccctggtggcacaatggattgagaatccacctgctgatgcaggggacgcAGTTCACTCTGGTCCAGGCAATTTCCACATGacgcagaacaactaagcctaaGCGCCAGAACtacaaagcctgtgctctagagcccatcagctgcaactactgagcccacgtgcctagagcctgccacaaaggaataaataagtttattcttCCCCAACAAGGATAGCTAGTCTATGATCTATTGTTTACATTATTTGATATGCATAATAAATTTGTACTTTATACATCACAAAACATTGTACTGTACTGCCAACTGACCTCAGAACAACCCTATAAGGTGACATGGATTTTACGTTGCGTGACTTCTAAATCACCCTGCTGACTGGTAAGAACTGGAAGTTTCCTTGACTTGTACTGACTATTGTTTCTGTACTATGTTTTAATACTTAGTAGTTTAGAATAGGATAAAAAGCATACTGAAAATCAGGTAATCGAAAAACTTTCTAACAAAAGTAACACATGTTCTGTGTACAAAAAACTGgtaaaaacacagaaaagcagaaagaaaaaacatcatCTATAAGCtcaaaacacacataaaatagcTTTAAACATCTGATAACTCTTGACTATTCTTTTTCCTACACCCATAGAAATACATGTATTTAGAtaactttttaataagctatttgaagagtattaattttttatcacTAAAAATTCCAGATAATGCTATAGAGGAACTTTAGCAGAACTTTCAGTATGAAATcatctgaatatatataaaatgctaagACTAATAAACAGAACCCTAAAAATAACTTCTCACTCTGTCTAGTAACTTTCTTTTCAGAGCCAGGCTTCTTGAAAGAGTGTTCTATCCATCTTCCAGGCTGATGTTTTTCAGGATAAACTTCAAACTGGCATTTGGCACCTACAGGTTCATCATGATCTGGCCTCTCCCTACCTCTCCAGTCTCATTCCCCACCATGGTACCATTCACTCCAGGTACTCTGAAGTACTTTTTATTTCCCTAACTCATCAGACCATTTCCACCCTCATTCAACTGAAAGCTCATGTGCTCTGGCAGGAAATCTCTCCCTGGTTCCACCCTAAgtccatgtctctgcttttacctGACTATCTTGTAAAACAGCTCAACTGTCACTCTTAAGAAGATTCCCCATCGCTAAATCCGATTTAAAAAAGACTCCTATGTTTCCACAGCAACCTGAACATCTTAAGAATACTGTGCAGAGGACACCTAAATGAGCCAATGACTACAGGACAGCCAAGTTCCTGGAAGGGCAGagatagaaaatgaagaacttcTGCAGCAGCACCCAGTACCCAGTACATGCTCAGCAACCATCAGACGAATGAGCGAACAGACCATTTGTCAGTCAGGGTTAACTCTACAGGCATGtgaatatgtatacacacacttaaatgtatgtacatataccaGAGAGAAAGAGTCCATTCCAACATAGTTTTTGTACACTTAAAAGCATAGTAATATGCCTTTACAGATCAGTTGGCTCTCCTTTTATTTGTACCTTTCTAAGTCTCTTAGTTTCAGCTGTGCCTCATATAACACTGACTATGCATTTGCTGGCCAACCTGAGAACACTTTTAAAAGGGGAGTGAGACCACTTACATTTATAACTTATAAATTTGGTATATTTTCTGTCATATCATTATTTAACATTCTTTGTCCTAtgatctttttctttgctttcatttgTGGGGTTGGTTGGTAGGCTGGTTGGTGGCTTTTTGGTATTTAGAAAGGGCTGTACTTTTGTATAATGTTTATATTATGTTGTTACCTTTAGATAATATTCTTAATTGCCTGTTTCTGAGATACTATCTATTGGTTCATTAtcactagaaagaatgaaggtaaTTGATGGTAATCTCGTCTCTGCCACCCCTCCCCATCTTTTACCACCAGTTAATAACTAGAGGCAATTACAAGtttattctactttctgtatACTCTTCCTCTTATTCctccatttaaaaagtcttactAGATATATACTATCAGAGCAAATACTACCAACAagtctttctcccttctctgcatTATCTAGCCTTAATTCTACAGTTAAATACACTCAGTGATTATATCCAGTTCCTGTGTTAAAACAGCTACAAGTACAACTAAGTATTCCTTAGTTGTCTGATGCTCATTCCCTGGGGGAGCTAGTAGGAAGGGCTTTGGGGAACAGTATTCCCTGAGTTATTAAAGGTTTAGAAGAGTTTGTGGCCTTTATACTTGAAGGTCAGTGCAGCTAGATAAAGCTTaggtttacattttctttccttaactacCTTAAATGTGGTATCcacatgttttcctttaagaagtATTCTTGTTGAAAACTTTGATAACTTAGTAGGTGCTTGGTCTTATTGCTTGGATCACcaaataattcttttctttataagTCAATGATTTTACTAGAATATACCCGTTGGTCAACAAACTAGGTCAAATCTCTCAACTACAAGGTATAACTTTAAGTCTCTTTTTGTATCAGGAAAGTTCTATTAAATTATAGGTATTGAGACTTGGTCaactctgttttcactttttcagagACTTACTATACAAAAGTTGCTTCATCTTGTCTTTATCTACTTCTATGGCATTCTCTGAATCCCTTTAATCTTTTTTCATGATCTTTGATTTTTGGGGGAAACTTATTTTATGAAGGAATCCACTTCTATGATTCATGAAGCCCAGGCTAAGTTAAAAGTGACGTGTTCTGGAGGAAACGACACTCCACTCTGGACCTTCTGGTTAGAACTACTGTCTTCTCTACCTCAACTGAAAACCCAGCCTCATGCTGCCTCAATCCCTGCCCTACGATTCTTGGAAGATGACAAAGTCGACTATGTTAGAGGCTTTTTCAGAGGAGAAGACAACTCTTGCCTTCTCAGAAGACCAAGCCTCTACTTACTTTGCTTTATGAGGCAGATAGCAACTCCAAACCACTGACAGGTTGGGACCTGCGCAGGCCTCAATCATTATCTGTGTGTTTTTaatcctttttctcctttcctctactATTTACTTTAGGAAAACTTCTAAGTTGCCCATTGACCTTTGTGTTCTTTCCAGTTTAGTGTCTATTCCTGAAaggttcttttcttttattcttaattcTTTACTGAGTTCAGAGCTGTACCATCCCTAAAATCTTAACCTAAAATCCAAACTCAACTACAGCCTTTTAACTCTCTTCTTTGTTATTTCCCACTATCAGTTTCAGCCAGCCCTTCATTTCCTTgatctctcccttttctcccagtCAAGTGGTTCCACCTTGACTTTACTTCCTTTTTCATCTAGCCTAGACCCACATTCCACTGAGCAACCTCCTAGCACTCTCAACTGCCTTGCTGTAAATCTCAAACCCTGAATTAACCCAACTACCTACCTTCTTCCCCTGTCTTATACAGTTAAATGATTTCCTACATGATTATCTCCTCTCTACTACTGCATCATCCTAAACGTATCAAATATACATTGCTTGGCATTCAGCAAGCATTTATAACTTactcttctaaaattatttttaaatatcctgCATCCAGCCAAATTCCTCTACTTAATGGTGACACCATGCTTTGTGAATTCCTATCAGTTTGTGCCAGTCTGCTGAAATACTACTCTCTCTTCAGATACTGATCAAGTTCTAAGCTCTGTGGAAGAACCATGTTATCCTGTTGGCACTGTGGTCCCAGCACTGAGTACAGGCCTGGCACAGAGGTACCCAACACATTTTGCTAACGTTAACATGTTGTCAGCACATACTACTTTGTATTATGAATGTGAATATAAGTCTTCGCAGCTCTGTTAGAAGTGGACAGGCCATTCCTTATTCTGTATCTCACAGCATCTTTTTTGTTGCCTGTATTAATAGTTCTTTATTATTGCTTGTGCTGTTCCACTTTAACAAGTCTACCACACTTTATGTTGCTAATGgatatttggatattttctaGTTTAGgtgttattatgaataaagcaaCTATGgacatttttatcttgttttttaaataggtATATGCACTCATTTCTCTGGGGTATAAACCTATGAGTAAGACTGCTGGGACATAGGGTAGGTATGTCTAACTAGTAGTAAAGGCCCacaaaacagttttccaaagtggctatacctttttatattcccaccagcaatgtatgagatgGATGCTTCGTGTTCTCATCACCACTTGGCAGTGTcagtctttttaataattttggtgGTTtcctggttttaatttgcatttccctggaaAGTAatcatgttgaacatcttttcactgGCTTAGTGCTCATTCAAATATCTTGCTTTTTGCAATATTAAGTTTTTTTACCCATTTAAAAAACTGGGCtatatattattgatatatataatatctattaaGGATTCCAGTCCTTTGTCGGGTGTTCTCCTGTCCTCACAAAATCTTTAATTAAGGCTTAATAACTATGcactgaatgaataagtgaggATCATTCATTGCAATGGGAGCAAAGACTGGGATCTAAGATTATATTCCAGAGCGAAATAACTGTAAGAAAAAGTCTTTCAAGAGATGTACTTGTGAAAAGGGAAATGCACTTCTCATATCAAAGTTAAAAGTTAATTGTACAATAATGCTATTTGAGCTGGAAAAAAACTCAAGTAAAACAAGCACAAAAGTGGAGGTTGTAGCCCTTTATAGACCAAGTTTAATTTTCCTACTTAAGCTAAAGACCACAGttgagaagcaaaaacaaaagctaTCAGAAGTCAGTAACTGATGATTGGATTGATAAAGTCCCTCTAGCACCAATCTAAACTCAGGGAAAAAACATTAcagaaaaacttaaatatatattttttccattctcctTCATCAGGCCTATAACCAGACGCTGGTTGGTGGAGGAGAGTATCCGGCGAGAACGCAGCTCGCGGGGCCAGTTCTCTGTCCATTCCCAAGACCTTGAAGGGACACTGGGTCAGAGCGAAGGTTCGCTTCCTTTCACTCCACTACCGCCTTCCTTCCGATTGGCTGATTTGCGACAACCTAAACAATACTGGTCGCTGATTGGCCAGGATATTGCCAGGGCAGCCAAGCCTGCAGCCTGCTAAGAGGCTAAGGAGGTCTGGATGGAGGGCAGTCCAGGGACTTTGCAACAGCTAAGTGCCTACCTGCGGAGATGCACTCCCTCGGCCTGGCTCGAATCGTCACCTCCGTCCCAGGCTTCACTGCCCGTCCCAACAAGCGCaaggtccaattctcacatacaCCCGGGGAAGCAGCTGCTGGCCCTAGGCAGGGCCGCGGTCACCGCGCAGCCTCCACCACCGCCTTTCCTCCCCAGCGCGAGTGTTACAGTGAGCACCTTCCCTATAGCCCACGGCGCAGAAAGGCGACCGAGTCTCCTTACCTGAACGACCCTGCTGGCAGACGCCATCTTGCTGCCCATCATGACCCCCGAGAAGGGGCAGCTTCCGGGGCGCTGGCGAGCCGCGGTTTTAACAGGCGTCCCGCGCGGCTGGGGCGGGCCCTGCCTGTGACGTCACGGAGGAGGAGCGGGCGCCCGGGCAAGACCCTCCTCTACTGTGGA
Proteins encoded in this region:
- the MRPS36 gene encoding 28S ribosomal protein S36, mitochondrial isoform X2 — translated: MMGSKMASASRVVQVVKPHTPLIRFPDRRDNPKPNVSEVLRSAGLPSHTSSISQHSKGSKSPDWLMHQGPPDTAEMIKTLPQKYRRKLVSQEEIEFIQRGGPE
- the MRPS36 gene encoding 28S ribosomal protein S36, mitochondrial isoform X1 — translated: MRTRSIHLIHCWWEYKKVVKPHTPLIRFPDRRDNPKPNVSEVLRSAGLPSHTSSISQHSKGSKSPDWLMHQGPPDTAEMIKTLPQKYRRKLVSQEEIEFIQRGGPE